A genome region from Solanum pennellii chromosome 12, SPENNV200 includes the following:
- the LOC107006994 gene encoding AT-rich interactive domain-containing protein 5-like, whose amino-acid sequence MDKNIVEMVVDRSEEPQMKTNAATLTTDGDARSDQFPKVTIEVKDSSAFIGEDDEGSFEDQGVFIEKLGTFYREKAVELKLPRFYGHRLNCLKLWRSVIKLGGYDQVTGKKLWRQVGESFNPPKTCTSVSWTFRGFYEKLLLQYERHMTQIGELQLPIAPSPVDNEYIYIYTYINKYELFEVILQGSGYQISASGRPVRDSAARCRLGWQEQHLLDYGEVAEPIVKDGSAYNTPKRAKSRKTSGSLKHQEKKEADQPTKAAETETFKPLDVQVVDVGPPADWVKINVRETNDSFEVYALVPGLLREEVRVQSDPAGRLVITGQPNQLDNLWGVTAFKKVVILPARIDHLRTNGDVTLHGCLHVHMPFAKQNL is encoded by the exons ATGGATAAGAATATTGTAGAGATGGTGGTTGATAGATCAGAGGAGCCTCAGATGAAGACAAACGCTGCAACTCTTACCACTGATGGTGATGCTAGGTCGGACCAGTTTCCCAAAGTGACAATCGAAGTTAAGGATTCTTCTGCATTTATAGGTGAGGATGATGAAGGCTCTTTTGAGGATCAAGGTGTATTTATAGAAAAACTAGGCACCTTTTACCGGGAGAAGGCGGTAGAACTCAAACTACCTAGGTTTTATGGTCATCGGCTTAATTGCCTAAA GTTATGGAGATCTGTGATCAAATTAGGTGGCTATGATCAG GTAACTGGAAAAAAATTATGGCGTCAAGTGGGAGAGTCCTTTAATCCCCCCAA GACTTGCACTTCTGTTTCTTGGACATTCCGTGGTTTCTATGAGAAG TTACTTCTCCAATACGAAAGGCATATGACACAAATTGGAGAGCTTCAACTTCCTATTGCTCCTTCTCCTGTTGACAATGAG tatatatatatatatacatatataaacaaatatGAACTATTTGAAGTAATTCTGCAGGGAAGTGGTTACCAAATTTCTGCATCAGGAAGGCCAGTAAGAGATTCCGCTGCTCGTTGTAGGCTAGGCTGGCAGGAGCAACACCTTCTTGATTATGGTGAGGTTGCTGAGCCAATTGTAAAG gATGGGAGTGCCTACAATACACCAAAGCGTGCAAAGAGTCGCAAAACTAGTG GCTCTCTTAAGCACCAGGAAAAAAAAGAAGCGGATCAGCCAACGAAAGCTGCAGAAACAGAAACTTTTAAGCC GTTGGATGTACAAGTTGTTGATGTCGGACCCCCCGCTGATTGGGTGAAAATCAATGTTCGTGAAACA AATGATTCCTTTGAGGTCTATGCACTGGTTCCTGGGCTTTTACGGGAGGAG GTACGGGTTCAATCTGATCCAGCTGGTCGCCTGGTCATTACTGGTCAGCCAAACCAACTTGACAATTTGTGGGGTGTTACTGCCTTCAAGAAG GTGGTCATCTTACCTGCTAGAATTGATCATCTTCGGACCAACGGTGATGTCACCCTTCATGGGTGTCTTCACGTTCATATGCCCTTTGCGAAGCAAAATCTCTGA